From Gimesia panareensis, the proteins below share one genomic window:
- a CDS encoding NAD+ synthase, with protein MKIALAQLNPTVGDLRGNCQRILEAAQRAEQSGADLVLFPELIVCGYPPKDILLREGFIQACDRAVEQLAQEIPAGIGVIVGHPTGRDLPEGRMANAASLLYQGAIQACVHKLLLPNYDVFDEQRYFRHADQEQIRPVEFGGLKLGLHICEDAWWGQPDTFYHNQPAHLPDPVRILAEAGSDLLINISASPFEIDKRKRRQQIIQAHVDRYSVPYLFVNQVGGNDDLVFDGHSFVLDQNSRLRLQLSGFEEDLQFFDTSTLDDGTSLTVSPLSREEQLFDALVLGLRDYMQKCGFTDCVLGLSGGIDSALASAVAAEAIGPEHVHALLLPSRYSSEHSVADSLELAQNLGIDYETVPIDTVHQAFENLPVIGDDLREAPAGLADQNLQARIRGANVMVRSNQHGWMALATGNKSELAMGYCTLYGDMAGGFAVLCDVLKCDVYLVSRYVNQRAGRTIIPENILDKAPSAELAPNQVDQDSLPPYELLDGILKGLIEDERSVRSLSEQYPRETVQWVANRLDRNEFKRRQMPPGIKLSARAFGSGRRMPMAARFHWDDE; from the coding sequence GTGAAAATTGCTTTAGCCCAGCTGAATCCGACAGTAGGAGATCTCCGTGGAAACTGTCAGCGAATATTGGAAGCGGCGCAACGCGCTGAACAGTCCGGCGCGGATCTGGTTCTGTTTCCCGAACTGATCGTTTGCGGTTATCCGCCGAAAGATATTCTGTTGCGGGAAGGTTTTATTCAGGCCTGTGACCGGGCCGTGGAACAACTGGCGCAGGAAATACCAGCCGGGATCGGCGTGATTGTGGGGCACCCTACCGGCCGGGATCTGCCTGAAGGACGGATGGCTAACGCGGCCAGTCTGCTCTACCAGGGAGCAATCCAGGCTTGTGTGCACAAACTGCTGCTTCCCAACTATGACGTCTTCGATGAACAGCGCTATTTCCGGCATGCTGATCAGGAACAGATCCGTCCTGTTGAGTTTGGAGGGCTCAAGCTGGGCCTGCATATCTGCGAAGATGCCTGGTGGGGGCAGCCCGATACATTTTATCATAATCAGCCAGCACACCTTCCCGACCCGGTCCGGATCCTGGCGGAAGCGGGCTCTGATCTGCTGATCAATATCTCTGCCAGCCCGTTTGAAATCGACAAGCGGAAGCGGCGCCAGCAGATTATCCAGGCGCATGTCGATCGCTACTCTGTGCCATACCTGTTCGTCAACCAGGTGGGTGGCAACGATGACCTGGTGTTTGATGGTCACAGTTTTGTACTGGATCAGAACAGCCGGCTCAGACTGCAGCTGTCAGGCTTTGAGGAAGACCTGCAGTTTTTTGATACCAGCACGCTGGATGATGGCACGTCGCTGACGGTTTCTCCGCTTTCTCGTGAAGAACAATTGTTCGATGCGCTGGTATTGGGATTGCGGGATTACATGCAGAAGTGTGGATTTACCGATTGTGTACTCGGGCTGTCAGGAGGCATCGACAGTGCGCTGGCTTCAGCTGTCGCTGCAGAAGCCATCGGACCGGAGCACGTGCATGCTCTGCTGCTTCCCAGTCGATACAGCAGCGAGCACAGCGTGGCGGATTCTCTCGAACTGGCGCAGAACCTGGGGATTGATTACGAAACGGTTCCCATTGATACAGTTCATCAGGCGTTTGAGAATCTGCCGGTCATCGGTGATGATCTGCGTGAAGCACCGGCGGGATTGGCCGACCAGAACCTGCAGGCGCGGATTCGAGGTGCCAATGTGATGGTACGCAGTAATCAGCATGGCTGGATGGCACTGGCAACCGGAAACAAGAGTGAACTGGCGATGGGCTACTGCACACTGTATGGGGATATGGCAGGAGGCTTTGCGGTGCTCTGCGATGTGCTGAAATGTGATGTCTACCTGGTTTCACGATACGTCAATCAGAGAGCGGGTCGCACGATCATTCCGGAAAATATTCTGGACAAAGCCCCGAGTGCGGAACTGGCACCCAACCAGGTCGATCAGGATTCGTTGCCTCCCTACGAATTACTCGACGGAATTCTCAAAGGGCTGATCGAAGACGAACGTTCTGTGCGGAGTCTCTCCGAGCAGTATCCGCGCGAGACAGTCCAATGGGTGGCCAACCGCCTGGACCGGAACGAATTTAAACGACGACAGATGCCGCCCGGAATCAAACTTTCGGCACGAGCGTTTGGCTCCGGTCGACGCATGCCGATGGCCGCTCGCTTTCACTGGGATGATGAGTGA
- a CDS encoding IS5 family transposase (programmed frameshift) encodes MTRVSRPATGRNITGSRTEPKPQLSDEQWLLIKDLFPEPPANAAGGRPRVAPRECLEGILWVLRTGARWKDLPTFLPSPSTCWRRFKEWTEDGVFLEAWQRLLEHFDRRKLVVWSEAFGDGTFCPAKKGAPDVGKTKRGKGTKLMLLVDGNGLPLALDRSSASPAEVKLIESLLDQRVLPRDPDRLIYDRAADSDPLRTELAERQIELVCPHRKNRVKPATQDGRALRRYRRRWKVERTFSWLFNFRRLVIRYERYSHLFLGFAQLACVFTLLNKL; translated from the exons ATGACCCGCGTGTCACGACCTGCCACAGGTCGCAACATTACCGGGTCCAGGACGGAACCAAAACCACAACTCTCGGACGAGCAATGGCTTCTGATCAAAGATCTGTTTCCAGAACCACCGGCAAACGCAGCCGGAGGGCGGCCCAGAGTGGCTCCCCGCGAGTGTCTCGAAGGAATCCTTTGGGTATTAAGGACCGGTGCCCGATGGAAAGATTTACCAACATTTTTACCATCTCCCAGCACTTGCTGGCGTCGTTTCAAGGAATGGACCGAAGACGGTGTCTTCCTGGAAGCATGGCAGCGATTGCTCGAACATTTCGACCGACGGAAGCTGGTAGTCTGGTCGGAAGCATTCGGGGATGGCACATTCTGCCCCGCAAAAAAAGGGGCGC CCGATGTCGGAAAGACAAAACGGGGAAAGGGAACCAAGCTTATGCTGCTGGTCGACGGAAACGGACTCCCTCTCGCTCTGGATCGTTCCAGTGCCTCTCCGGCAGAGGTGAAGCTGATTGAATCCCTGCTGGACCAGCGCGTTTTGCCACGTGACCCCGATCGCCTGATTTATGATCGTGCGGCCGACAGCGATCCCCTGCGCACAGAGCTGGCAGAACGGCAGATAGAACTGGTCTGTCCGCATCGCAAGAACCGTGTGAAACCAGCGACGCAAGATGGGCGTGCTCTGCGACGATATCGACGCCGCTGGAAAGTCGAACGCACCTTCAGTTGGCTGTTCAACTTTCGTCGTCTGGTAATACGGTATGAACGATACAGTCATTTGTTTTTAGGATTCGCACAACTCGCGTGCGTGTTCACATTACTTAATAAGTTATGA
- the ppk2 gene encoding polyphosphate kinase 2, which yields MNSRKSDKQEQEEALMPVTWHLKLPEDIVPDEIQDKVKSAHKNEILCEKYPYRKKLKRQEYEEELIPLQIELLKLQRWVELHGERIVLLFEGRDAAGKGGTIKRFTEHLNPRGARVVALPKPSDTQRGQWYFQRYIEHLPTQGEIVFFDRSWYNRGVVEPVMGFCRPTEHHTFLREAPQLENMLVNSGVHLFKLWFSVSREEQYRRFKSRETDKLKQWKLSPIDVKSLGMWDEYTNAQNAMFMATDTKACPWTVIRSDDKKRARLNCIRYVLNALNYPHKDESLVSDYDPAIIGPKEVIYDTSEW from the coding sequence ATGAATTCCCGGAAATCGGATAAGCAGGAACAGGAAGAGGCGCTGATGCCGGTCACCTGGCATCTGAAGCTCCCCGAAGACATCGTTCCCGATGAAATACAGGACAAGGTAAAGTCGGCTCACAAAAACGAGATCCTCTGCGAAAAATATCCCTATCGGAAAAAACTGAAACGTCAGGAATACGAGGAAGAACTGATCCCCCTGCAGATTGAATTACTGAAGCTGCAGCGCTGGGTCGAATTGCATGGAGAACGGATCGTACTGCTGTTTGAAGGGCGTGATGCTGCCGGCAAAGGAGGCACGATCAAACGCTTCACCGAGCACCTCAATCCCCGTGGTGCCCGAGTGGTCGCGCTCCCCAAACCAAGCGACACCCAGCGGGGACAGTGGTACTTCCAGCGCTACATTGAGCATCTGCCCACCCAAGGAGAAATTGTCTTCTTTGACCGCTCCTGGTACAACCGGGGCGTTGTGGAACCCGTCATGGGGTTTTGTCGCCCCACCGAACACCATACCTTCCTCCGCGAGGCCCCCCAGCTGGAAAACATGCTCGTCAACTCGGGCGTTCATCTCTTTAAACTCTGGTTTTCCGTCAGCCGCGAAGAACAGTACCGCCGCTTTAAATCGCGGGAAACCGATAAATTGAAACAATGGAAGCTCAGCCCGATTGATGTCAAAAGCCTGGGCATGTGGGATGAATACACCAATGCCCAGAATGCGATGTTCATGGCCACCGATACCAAAGCCTGCCCGTGGACGGTCATTCGCTCTGACGACAAGAAACGAGCCCGCCTGAACTGCATTCGCTATGTTCTGAATGCACTCAACTATCCACACAAAGATGAAAGTCTGGTGTCAGATTATGACCCCGCCATCATTGGTCCCAAAGAAGTCATTTACGATACCAGTGAATGGTAA
- a CDS encoding CinA family protein gives MFPEFLIQSAAEVKTALMLRDQKLVLAESCTGGLVATLLTSLPGISDCFCGSAVVYRWDTKMKWLGVQAETLEKYTDVSRETAREMALGVLRQTPEASLSAAITGHLGPNAPESQDGLVCIAVGRRAHTDLSVPPELVSVDALQSDALREAGPVNADPTTGLSLRQERQLAVADQMLKLIAKALED, from the coding sequence ATGTTTCCCGAGTTCCTGATCCAGTCTGCTGCAGAAGTCAAAACGGCACTGATGCTCCGCGACCAGAAACTGGTACTGGCAGAGAGCTGTACTGGTGGTCTGGTTGCGACGTTATTGACCAGCCTGCCTGGAATTTCCGACTGTTTCTGTGGCTCTGCAGTGGTCTACCGCTGGGATACCAAAATGAAATGGCTGGGAGTGCAGGCAGAAACTCTGGAAAAATATACCGATGTGAGTCGCGAGACGGCCCGGGAAATGGCTCTGGGAGTACTGCGTCAGACTCCCGAAGCGAGCCTGTCGGCAGCGATTACCGGACATCTGGGGCCCAATGCGCCAGAGTCTCAGGACGGTCTGGTCTGTATCGCGGTGGGAAGACGTGCTCACACGGATCTTTCTGTTCCTCCGGAACTGGTCAGTGTGGATGCACTCCAGAGTGACGCGCTCAGAGAAGCAGGTCCCGTGAATGCTGACCCGACAACTGGGCTTTCGCTCAGGCAGGAACGGCAGCTGGCAGTTGCGGATCAGATGCTGAAGCTGATCGCCAAAGCACTGGAAGATTAG
- a CDS encoding TAXI family TRAP transporter solute-binding subunit gives MKFDPAYLTYREIEEQFGQNRLDAVFMTLGVEAPILHQLLESGQFRLLEIPYIGALTRRETHFYPYEIPAGMYSRKQRVIPERNLPTVACGALLLTRESVSDELVSVVTSQVLHQNFSRQMHLNELSAQGNTFARENQGFPMHDGADHVYNPELKPFLNSEFVEATEGMRSFIVSMLIAGYLLIHWFQKRRMKAKEHRLDRYIRQLVDIENQQMKLDGNKAEDGPALLTLLDDVTSLRQHTLKQFSAHELNEDRATDVFLEMCHALSDKINAKLLGWKIDRLGEKMKDD, from the coding sequence ATGAAATTTGATCCCGCCTACCTGACTTATCGGGAAATTGAAGAACAGTTTGGGCAGAACAGACTGGACGCGGTCTTCATGACGCTGGGTGTGGAAGCTCCGATCCTGCATCAACTGCTGGAAAGCGGCCAGTTCCGACTGCTCGAAATTCCGTATATCGGTGCGCTGACACGTCGGGAAACGCACTTCTATCCCTATGAGATTCCCGCGGGCATGTATTCCCGGAAGCAGCGCGTGATTCCCGAGCGAAACCTGCCCACCGTTGCCTGCGGTGCCCTGTTGTTGACCAGGGAATCAGTTTCGGATGAGTTGGTCTCTGTGGTGACGTCACAGGTTTTGCACCAGAACTTCTCCCGGCAGATGCATTTAAATGAACTGTCTGCGCAGGGAAATACATTCGCCCGCGAGAACCAGGGATTTCCGATGCACGATGGGGCAGATCATGTTTACAATCCCGAGTTGAAACCGTTTCTCAATTCGGAATTTGTCGAAGCGACCGAAGGCATGCGCTCGTTTATCGTGTCGATGCTGATTGCCGGCTATCTGCTGATTCACTGGTTTCAAAAACGCCGTATGAAAGCCAAGGAGCACAGGCTGGATCGTTATATCAGGCAACTGGTCGATATTGAAAATCAGCAGATGAAACTGGATGGAAACAAGGCGGAGGACGGTCCGGCCCTGCTGACGCTGCTGGACGATGTGACCAGCCTCAGGCAGCATACTTTGAAACAGTTTTCCGCGCACGAGTTGAACGAAGACCGGGCAACAGATGTCTTCCTGGAAATGTGTCATGCCCTGAGTGATAAAATTAACGCTAAACTTTTAGGCTGGAAAATTGACCGCCTGGGTGAGAAAATGAAGGACGACTGA
- a CDS encoding TAXI family TRAP transporter solute-binding subunit — protein sequence MKRKVLKILIVILLISLPVILHQTYRWMTALPDRITIAAGHSEGRYYGMAEQLKSMLQEQLPIKVEILETQGSLENLKLLREGKADLGFYQPGTEFELTQREPGPKKQKRAVAPDNDEICFIANLYSQVMHVIVPLDSEIISVSELKGKRIAIGLPGSGDLAASLPLLDHLQLSLDEI from the coding sequence ATGAAACGTAAGGTCCTCAAAATTCTGATTGTGATTCTACTGATTTCCCTGCCGGTCATTCTGCATCAGACCTACCGCTGGATGACCGCATTGCCGGACCGAATTACAATTGCGGCAGGGCACTCGGAGGGGCGGTATTACGGAATGGCCGAGCAGCTCAAATCAATGCTGCAGGAGCAGTTACCGATTAAAGTTGAGATCCTGGAGACACAGGGGTCGCTGGAAAATTTAAAATTACTGCGGGAAGGCAAAGCGGACCTGGGCTTCTACCAGCCCGGTACTGAGTTCGAGCTGACCCAAAGGGAACCCGGACCGAAAAAACAAAAACGGGCAGTCGCACCTGACAACGACGAGATCTGCTTCATTGCGAATCTGTATTCCCAGGTCATGCATGTGATTGTGCCCCTTGATTCTGAAATCATCAGTGTCAGTGAGCTGAAAGGGAAACGGATCGCCATCGGTCTGCCTGGGTCCGGCGATCTGGCTGCCAGTCTGCCTTTACTGGATCACCTGCAGTTGAGCCTGGATGAAATTTGA
- a CDS encoding HEAT repeat domain-containing protein gives MKRCSIWAAVLSASVAVPFTGCSHLPTAMLPASAKAKVLDSKMEVAQNLENKKELKKAKKAYEDIFEADPKRAMACHRLAIVSYRLGEREEALKYFKQAEELTPESPELLSDYGYALYKMKKLKEAEKVLQKSVKLEPDNERAVTRLATVLGTEGKMHESYTQLCKISTPAEAHEIIAHLHAQRGEKREALDRYQRSLALSKMAASERSSLRRGSKEFKQNQQLLARVQQNIAQLSSDPTLKAAAQSDVQMARHSGSTSTKPKVDTVSAEKDLFRKVDVAQNTSAKPKTTPAAEPTKEDFTPKTEVAAAKDSPFRVIRDRIAGNSAREEVQDPFLSDSGLNKSAFEQEKTEVAEVKAEMKAGLEDTKRQQKPVQSQLDEMLARAESQAQPEEDVTFRKLTDEAVAQVEESSTPVQQPFQEVREQQVASASAKPATAPSPQKRSAYELMRELQTELISDFTPSKAERVQSEPEFHQVAQSAVPQESQNPFQNYHRDVVKDSPFEDAEVAQIGTWNPVDPKSKMGQGKISTVSRQIEVEPVQPVQKPVVQNVSLSQPKREIVPPDSAAALCPNASGEVLYLVKQLDSQDVPELKQAIQRLGAMEAEAIASVPALRSLSLHDNMGVRIQSAFSLWKIEGNTDDSVPTLIEAMNSSVESDRSFSAAVLAQIGYQSQELTPILVRSLSDNNAYVRLHTAELLARDPEWRYQANKTLSECLVSKDVNIRWLACYSLADLRPEDERVVAALSLALQDKASQVRAGAAYALGEIGPFAHKAIPELQKARFDTNSDVRTAARNALARVRHQINAPSAN, from the coding sequence ATGAAGCGCTGCAGTATTTGGGCCGCAGTTCTTTCAGCGTCTGTTGCTGTTCCCTTCACCGGCTGTTCTCATCTGCCCACAGCCATGCTCCCAGCCTCTGCGAAGGCCAAGGTTCTGGACAGCAAAATGGAGGTCGCTCAGAATCTGGAAAACAAAAAAGAATTAAAAAAGGCAAAGAAAGCCTACGAAGATATTTTCGAGGCGGATCCCAAACGGGCCATGGCCTGCCACCGACTGGCGATCGTAAGTTATCGCCTGGGTGAGCGTGAAGAAGCTCTGAAGTACTTCAAGCAGGCAGAAGAACTGACACCAGAAAGTCCGGAATTACTGAGCGACTACGGTTATGCTCTGTACAAGATGAAGAAGCTGAAAGAGGCAGAAAAAGTTCTGCAGAAATCCGTGAAGCTGGAGCCTGACAATGAACGCGCTGTGACGCGTCTGGCGACGGTTCTGGGGACAGAGGGGAAAATGCACGAGAGCTATACTCAGCTGTGCAAGATCAGCACCCCGGCAGAAGCGCATGAGATCATCGCTCATCTACATGCTCAGCGTGGCGAGAAACGCGAAGCCCTGGATCGTTATCAGCGATCACTGGCACTCAGTAAAATGGCAGCCAGTGAGCGCAGCAGTTTGAGACGGGGCTCTAAAGAATTCAAACAGAATCAGCAACTGCTGGCCCGGGTGCAGCAGAATATTGCACAGCTGTCTTCCGATCCGACATTGAAAGCAGCAGCGCAGTCTGACGTACAGATGGCGCGGCATTCAGGTTCCACCTCCACGAAACCGAAAGTGGACACGGTCAGTGCGGAGAAGGATCTGTTTCGTAAAGTTGATGTTGCCCAAAACACATCAGCGAAACCGAAAACCACTCCTGCAGCGGAACCGACCAAAGAGGACTTCACACCCAAAACAGAAGTGGCTGCTGCCAAAGATTCTCCTTTCCGCGTGATCCGTGACCGGATTGCCGGGAACTCAGCCCGGGAGGAAGTGCAAGATCCATTTCTGTCTGATTCCGGTTTGAACAAATCCGCATTTGAACAGGAAAAAACGGAAGTCGCCGAAGTCAAGGCGGAGATGAAAGCCGGACTTGAAGACACGAAACGGCAGCAGAAACCGGTTCAGTCACAACTGGATGAAATGCTGGCCCGTGCAGAGAGTCAGGCTCAACCAGAAGAAGATGTAACTTTCAGAAAACTGACTGATGAAGCGGTGGCGCAAGTTGAAGAATCGAGCACACCGGTACAACAGCCGTTCCAAGAAGTTCGAGAACAGCAGGTGGCAAGTGCTTCTGCCAAGCCTGCGACAGCACCATCCCCGCAGAAACGTTCCGCTTATGAACTGATGCGGGAATTGCAGACAGAGCTGATTTCCGATTTTACACCATCGAAAGCAGAACGTGTGCAGTCAGAGCCTGAGTTCCATCAGGTCGCTCAGAGTGCAGTTCCTCAGGAATCTCAGAATCCGTTTCAGAACTATCATCGTGATGTCGTCAAAGACTCACCTTTTGAAGATGCTGAAGTAGCCCAGATTGGAACCTGGAATCCGGTGGATCCCAAGTCAAAAATGGGGCAGGGAAAGATCAGCACCGTTTCCCGGCAGATTGAAGTCGAACCTGTGCAGCCAGTGCAGAAACCGGTTGTGCAGAACGTAAGCCTCAGTCAGCCTAAACGGGAAATCGTGCCACCCGATTCCGCTGCAGCACTCTGTCCGAATGCGAGTGGAGAAGTGTTATATCTGGTCAAGCAGCTGGATTCCCAGGATGTACCTGAATTGAAACAGGCGATCCAGAGACTGGGGGCGATGGAAGCCGAAGCGATTGCATCGGTACCGGCGCTGCGTTCCCTGTCACTGCATGACAACATGGGAGTGCGGATTCAAAGTGCGTTCTCGTTATGGAAAATTGAAGGTAACACCGATGATTCGGTGCCGACCCTGATCGAAGCCATGAATTCTTCCGTCGAAAGTGATCGTTCCTTCTCCGCTGCTGTTCTGGCTCAGATCGGGTACCAGTCACAGGAGTTGACGCCGATCCTGGTACGTTCGCTGTCAGACAACAATGCTTATGTTCGTCTGCATACGGCAGAACTGCTGGCTCGCGATCCGGAATGGAGATACCAGGCCAATAAGACTCTGTCAGAGTGTCTGGTCTCAAAGGATGTGAATATCCGCTGGCTGGCCTGCTACTCGCTGGCTGACCTGCGACCGGAAGATGAGCGGGTGGTAGCAGCCCTCTCACTGGCACTACAGGATAAGGCAAGCCAGGTACGTGCGGGAGCAGCTTACGCTCTGGGAGAAATCGGGCCTTTTGCTCATAAAGCGATTCCGGAATTGCAGAAAGCCCGTTTCGATACGAACTCGGATGTGCGGACTGCGGCTCGCAACGCTTTGGCTCGGGTACGTCATCAGATTAACGCACCCTCAGCAAACTAG
- a CDS encoding exo-beta-N-acetylmuramidase NamZ domain-containing protein, which produces MKQVTLIFTCLLFLTASTLKIQAAEPARLPHAKAAKVGMDPDRLSEIDFVVERGLERDSMPGAVVLVGYRGKVVFLKAYGDRQVKPAQQAMTTDTVFDLASLTKPIATATSIMKLVEEGNLKLSDPVAKYIPEFAANGKQDVTIYQLLTHQGGLIPDNSIKDYLDGPETAMERIYDLKLYYQPGTRFAYTDVGFILLGDIVKRITGESVHEFSQKNIFQPLGMQETGYLPADELKQRAATTQERDGHWMQGEVHDPRSYRLGGVAGHAGLFSTAEDLAVYAQMMLNQGQYEETRVLKPETIDIMTRGYPVVDDIRGLGWDSLSRYSSNRGDLFSRRAFGHGGFTGTAIWMDPAQDLFVIFLSNRVHPDGKGSVNSLAGRIGTIAAAAITKQPGQTAGVSVASRASLEVQTGIDVLKQEQFQSLKGMRIGLITNHTGLTRAGESTVQVLHDAPGVQLKTLFSPEHGFAGKLDVSKIGDSTDTKTGLKIFSLYGKTRTPTPESLQDLDALVFDIQDIGARFYTYISTMGNAMRAAKEQGIKFIVLDRPNPINGVDFAGPVLDEGAQSFVGYHRIPVRHGMTAGELARMFNEELQIGVALQVVSMKNWKREMYYDETGLTWVNPSPNMRNLNEAVLYPGIGLLETTNLSVGRGTDTPFEWIGAPWLQGMQLAEALNRSGLPGVRFVPVQFTPESSKYSGELCGGVNFIVTDRERFQPVQTGLEIAIQLRRLFPEQWETRNFNRLLGNRRVFDAVLQGQSLMQIRSDYQQDLAEFGVRRARYLLY; this is translated from the coding sequence ATGAAACAAGTCACCCTGATTTTTACCTGTCTCCTGTTTCTGACAGCAAGCACTCTGAAGATTCAGGCTGCTGAGCCAGCCAGGCTGCCGCATGCCAAAGCGGCGAAAGTGGGCATGGACCCGGATCGACTGTCAGAAATTGACTTTGTGGTCGAACGGGGACTGGAGCGGGATTCGATGCCCGGTGCCGTGGTACTGGTGGGCTACCGGGGTAAGGTCGTGTTTCTCAAAGCCTATGGTGATCGACAGGTGAAGCCCGCGCAGCAGGCGATGACCACCGATACGGTGTTCGATCTGGCCTCGTTGACGAAGCCGATCGCCACCGCGACCAGCATCATGAAGCTGGTCGAAGAGGGGAATTTGAAGCTGAGTGATCCGGTGGCGAAATACATTCCGGAATTTGCCGCCAACGGGAAGCAGGATGTGACCATCTATCAGTTGCTGACGCATCAGGGAGGTCTGATCCCGGATAATTCGATTAAGGATTATCTGGATGGTCCCGAGACCGCGATGGAGCGGATTTATGATTTGAAGTTGTACTATCAGCCGGGGACGCGGTTTGCTTATACCGATGTCGGCTTTATCCTGCTGGGTGACATCGTGAAGCGGATCACCGGGGAGTCGGTGCATGAGTTCTCGCAGAAGAACATCTTTCAGCCGCTGGGGATGCAGGAGACAGGCTATCTGCCGGCAGACGAACTGAAGCAACGGGCCGCGACGACCCAGGAACGCGACGGGCACTGGATGCAGGGGGAAGTGCATGACCCGCGGTCATATCGACTGGGTGGGGTGGCTGGTCATGCAGGACTGTTTTCGACCGCAGAAGACCTGGCGGTCTACGCGCAGATGATGCTGAATCAGGGACAATACGAGGAGACACGCGTATTGAAGCCGGAGACAATCGATATCATGACGCGCGGATATCCGGTCGTGGATGACATCCGGGGGCTGGGTTGGGACAGTCTGTCGCGTTACTCCTCGAACCGGGGCGATCTGTTCTCGCGGCGTGCGTTCGGGCATGGCGGATTCACGGGAACTGCGATCTGGATGGATCCCGCCCAGGACTTGTTCGTGATTTTTCTCAGCAACCGCGTGCACCCCGATGGAAAAGGATCGGTCAATTCACTGGCGGGACGCATCGGAACGATTGCCGCGGCAGCGATTACGAAGCAACCCGGACAGACAGCAGGTGTGAGTGTTGCCTCACGGGCCAGCCTGGAAGTGCAGACCGGAATTGATGTTTTAAAGCAGGAACAGTTCCAGTCATTAAAGGGAATGCGGATTGGCCTGATTACGAATCACACGGGACTGACACGCGCAGGAGAGAGTACGGTGCAGGTGCTCCATGACGCACCCGGGGTGCAGTTGAAAACCCTGTTCAGCCCCGAGCATGGTTTCGCCGGGAAACTGGATGTTTCGAAAATCGGGGATTCGACCGATACAAAAACAGGATTGAAGATTTTCAGCCTGTATGGCAAGACGCGGACGCCGACTCCGGAAAGTCTGCAGGATCTGGATGCGCTGGTGTTTGACATCCAGGACATCGGGGCGCGGTTTTATACGTATATCTCTACGATGGGGAATGCCATGCGGGCCGCGAAAGAGCAGGGGATCAAATTCATTGTGCTGGACCGTCCCAATCCGATCAATGGTGTTGATTTTGCCGGGCCGGTTCTGGATGAAGGTGCCCAGTCGTTTGTCGGATATCATCGCATACCCGTCCGGCATGGCATGACCGCGGGGGAACTGGCACGGATGTTTAACGAGGAACTGCAGATCGGGGTCGCGTTGCAGGTGGTCTCCATGAAAAACTGGAAACGGGAGATGTATTATGACGAGACCGGTCTGACCTGGGTGAATCCGTCGCCCAATATGCGGAATCTGAATGAAGCCGTCTTGTATCCTGGGATCGGTTTGCTGGAGACGACGAATCTCTCGGTCGGCCGGGGGACTGATACGCCCTTTGAATGGATCGGTGCTCCCTGGTTGCAGGGCATGCAGCTGGCGGAAGCGTTGAATCGGTCTGGATTGCCGGGCGTGCGGTTTGTGCCGGTACAGTTTACGCCCGAATCGAGCAAGTATTCCGGGGAATTGTGTGGCGGTGTGAATTTTATCGTCACCGATCGGGAACGTTTTCAGCCTGTGCAGACCGGGCTGGAGATTGCGATTCAGTTAAGGCGGTTATTTCCTGAGCAGTGGGAGACGCGCAATTTCAATCGGCTGCTGGGAAATCGACGGGTGTTTGATGCGGTGCTGCAGGGCCAGTCTCTGATGCAGATCCGCTCCGATTACCAGCAGGACCTGGCGGAATTCGGAGTGCGGCGGGCCCGGTATCTGTTGTATTAA
- the trmB gene encoding tRNA (guanosine(46)-N7)-methyltransferase TrmB: MMTRSKSTRDLKPYFQTLEDLEGPFDWTAFFGNDHPVVLDVGAGRGLFLFNSSGASPDKNFLGMEIDYREGRRAATRLLKADRPNARVLGGDARIAFDKFIPESSISEVHVYFPDPWWKKRHHKRRIFTDVFVERITRALKNGGELHFWTDVEEYFERVTALMDHAPQFTKREAPEEKLPEHDMDFQTSFERKKRKEGWIIHRGLWVLSK; the protein is encoded by the coding sequence ATGATGACGCGTTCGAAATCGACTCGAGACCTCAAACCCTATTTTCAGACCCTCGAAGACCTGGAGGGACCATTCGACTGGACTGCATTTTTTGGCAACGATCATCCGGTGGTTCTGGACGTGGGCGCCGGTCGTGGTCTGTTTCTGTTTAACTCGAGTGGAGCCAGTCCGGACAAAAATTTCCTGGGCATGGAAATCGACTACCGGGAAGGCCGACGGGCGGCAACGCGTCTGCTCAAAGCGGATCGTCCCAATGCGCGCGTACTGGGCGGCGATGCACGGATTGCCTTCGACAAATTTATTCCGGAGTCATCCATTTCCGAAGTCCACGTTTACTTTCCCGATCCCTGGTGGAAGAAACGCCATCACAAACGGCGGATTTTTACTGACGTTTTCGTAGAACGGATTACCCGGGCTTTAAAGAACGGCGGCGAACTCCACTTCTGGACCGACGTGGAAGAATATTTCGAACGGGTCACCGCTCTGATGGATCATGCTCCCCAGTTCACCAAACGGGAAGCACCTGAGGAAAAGCTCCCCGAACACGACATGGATTTCCAGACCAGCTTTGAACGAAAAAAACGCAAGGAAGGTTGGATCATCCATCGGGGTCTCTGGGTGCTTAGCAAGTAG